A window of Sphingorhabdus lacus contains these coding sequences:
- a CDS encoding zinc ribbon domain-containing protein, producing the protein MGYCNECDGEYQDGAKFCPHCGAKTPEQRAAESIPNQAKHYVGEAADELWGATKDAFHTGKHLADQDTVKKVAGGAAIGAAAAVIAPIGLATGALIGAGIVAYRHVNKKKNQENQK; encoded by the coding sequence ATGGGATATTGTAACGAGTGTGACGGCGAATATCAGGACGGTGCGAAATTTTGTCCACATTGCGGGGCAAAAACGCCTGAACAACGTGCGGCGGAAAGCATTCCGAACCAGGCCAAACATTATGTTGGTGAGGCTGCGGACGAATTATGGGGTGCGACCAAGGACGCATTCCATACCGGCAAGCATCTCGCCGATCAGGACACGGTGAAAAAAGTCGCGGGCGGTGCTGCCATCGGCGCAGCTGCAGCGGTTATCGCGCCTATCGGTCTTGCCACAGGTGCATTGATCGGTGCAGGGATTGTCGCCTACCGCCATGTGAATAAAAAGAAAAATCAGGAAAACCAGAAATAG
- the nrdR gene encoding transcriptional regulator NrdR, translated as MRCPFCGHDDSQVKDSRPTEDNSAIRRRRQCEACGGRFTTFERIQLRELTVVKSEGKREPFEREKLERSLSVACRKRPVDASQIEKLASGIQRQLETLGESEIESKRIGEFVMAGLKALDSVAYIRFASVYKDFSEAKDFEDFAGSVVEAAKK; from the coding sequence ATGCGTTGCCCATTTTGCGGACATGACGACAGCCAGGTCAAAGACAGCCGGCCGACGGAAGACAATAGCGCCATCCGTCGCCGTCGCCAGTGCGAGGCGTGCGGCGGCCGGTTTACGACCTTTGAGCGCATCCAGCTGCGCGAGCTAACCGTCGTCAAGTCCGAGGGCAAACGCGAACCTTTTGAACGGGAAAAGCTGGAACGCTCGTTATCGGTCGCCTGTCGCAAGCGTCCCGTCGATGCGAGCCAGATCGAAAAGCTGGCTTCGGGCATACAACGCCAATTGGAAACCCTGGGCGAAAGCGAAATCGAGTCCAAGCGCATCGGTGAATTTGTGATGGCGGGCCTGAAAGCGCTCGATAGCGTCGCCTATATCCGCTTCGCTTCGGTCTATAAGGATTTCAGCGAGGCCAAGGATTTTGAAGATTTCGCCGGGAGCGTGGTTGAAGCGGCGAAGAAATGA
- a CDS encoding RNA methyltransferase — MSAPPIIILVRPQLGENIGKAARAMLNFGLTEMRLVAPRDGWPNPSAGPAASGADIVLANAQVYDSVADATADISHIYATTVRKRGVTKPVITPEAAAREVLGNAGRSAILFGAERSGLESDEVTVARAIITVPINPEFGSLNLAQAVILCAYEWSKTQDLASPPKTDLDPPASQFELDGLIQQLDDMLDPLGYFRPEDRAPVTRRTLRNLLTKPAWNALEVRTLRGVLTTLSRNRRTEK; from the coding sequence ATGAGCGCGCCGCCCATTATCATCCTCGTCCGCCCGCAACTGGGCGAGAATATCGGCAAGGCTGCGCGTGCCATGCTCAACTTCGGGCTCACTGAAATGCGGCTTGTGGCGCCGCGCGACGGCTGGCCAAACCCTTCCGCCGGACCGGCCGCTTCGGGCGCCGACATCGTGCTCGCCAATGCGCAGGTTTACGATTCAGTTGCCGATGCTACCGCCGACATCAGCCATATATACGCCACCACAGTCCGCAAACGCGGTGTGACCAAGCCTGTTATCACGCCCGAAGCGGCAGCACGCGAAGTGCTCGGCAATGCGGGCCGCAGCGCGATCCTGTTCGGCGCAGAGCGGTCAGGCCTCGAAAGCGACGAGGTCACCGTAGCCCGCGCGATCATCACAGTCCCAATCAATCCTGAATTCGGTTCGCTCAATCTGGCGCAGGCGGTGATCCTGTGCGCTTATGAATGGTCGAAGACGCAAGATCTTGCGAGTCCGCCCAAAACCGATCTGGACCCGCCCGCGTCGCAATTCGAACTCGATGGCCTGATCCAGCAACTGGACGATATGCTCGATCCGCTTGGCTATTTCCGCCCGGAAGATCGCGCGCCTGTTACGCGCCGGACTTTGCGGAACTTGTTGACCAAACCGGCATGGAACGCCCTGGAAGTCCGGACATTGCGTGGCGTTTTGACAACATTGTCGCGAAATCGACGAACGGAGAAATAG
- a CDS encoding chorismate mutase: MSEIEPSVDPQNCRNMTEVRAGVDAVDRALVELLVRRFGYMDAAARIKTERSAVRDEARKAQVLANVKAAAAASAIPVDIVEQLWDQLVEASIAYEFQHWDNIRK; this comes from the coding sequence ATGTCCGAGATCGAACCGAGCGTAGACCCGCAAAATTGCCGCAACATGACCGAAGTCCGGGCCGGAGTCGACGCCGTCGACCGCGCTCTGGTTGAGCTGCTTGTCCGGCGCTTTGGCTATATGGACGCGGCGGCACGTATCAAGACCGAACGCTCCGCTGTCCGTGACGAAGCGCGCAAGGCGCAAGTGTTGGCCAACGTAAAGGCGGCAGCAGCGGCGAGCGCGATACCGGTCGATATTGTTGAGCAGCTTTGGGACCAGCTGGTCGAAGCGTCCATCGCTTACGAATTCCAGCATTGGGACAATATTCGTAAGTAA
- the rpsD gene encoding 30S ribosomal protein S4, translated as MSKRTSSKYKLDRRMGENIWGRPKSPVNKREYGPGQHGQRRKGKLSDYGIQLRAKQKLKGYYGDITEKQFKRAYQEANRMKGDTSQNLIGLLERRLDMIVYRAKFAPTIFAARQLVSHGHIRVNGVKCNIASRQVDVGSIISLGNKAKEMALVIEAQGLAERDIPEYVAVEGNDKVTFARVPTLDEVPYPVKMEPNLVVEFYSR; from the coding sequence ATGTCGAAGCGTACAAGCTCGAAGTATAAACTTGACCGCCGGATGGGTGAAAATATCTGGGGTCGTCCTAAATCACCTGTCAACAAGCGTGAATATGGCCCCGGCCAGCACGGTCAGCGCCGCAAGGGAAAGCTGTCCGATTATGGTATCCAGCTGCGCGCCAAGCAGAAGCTGAAGGGCTATTATGGCGACATCACTGAAAAGCAGTTCAAGCGCGCTTATCAGGAAGCCAACCGCATGAAGGGCGATACCTCGCAGAACCTGATTGGTCTGCTGGAGCGTCGTCTGGACATGATCGTATACCGCGCCAAGTTCGCACCGACGATCTTCGCCGCCCGCCAGCTCGTCAGCCACGGCCACATCCGTGTCAACGGCGTGAAGTGCAACATCGCCAGCCGTCAGGTTGACGTAGGCAGCATCATCAGCCTCGGCAACAAGGCGAAGGAAATGGCACTGGTCATCGAAGCTCAAGGCCTCGCCGAGCGTGACATTCCGGAATATGTTGCTGTCGAAGGCAACGACAAGGTGACGTTCGCACGCGTACCGACGCTCGACGAAGTACCTTATCCTGTAAAGATGGAACCGAATCTGGTCGTCGAATTCTATTCGCGCTAA
- a CDS encoding M28 family metallopeptidase, translating into MRILTLAVASALMLSTACKQMDDEAVKASALPEVSVPELSEQTMKDVVKELSLDSYEGRAPGSVGEEKTVAYLIDRFKKAGLEPGNNGSWTQDVPLVEITAKNVSALSIADKSGKAMSFAYGSEFVVGSYRETPKTKIDQSEMIFVGHGIVAPEKGWNDYEGLDVKGKTVVIMVNDPDFDAADLTGDFGGKAMTYYGRWTYKFEEAARQGAAAALIIHDDAPAAYGWNVVNSSWTGTQFLAQSKDAGASQTAANGWIQKDVAKEIFAAAGQDLDKQMAAAKKKGFKAVPLGLTASLSFDNDIARKASKNVVGVLKGAKRPEEYVLYTAHWDHLGRCTAAADGDDICNGAVDNATGTAALVALAEGFKKAGAPDRSVVFLAVTAEESGLLGSKFYAENPVFPLSQTVGGVNMDAFSMAGPAKNLTVIGKGKSQLDDYLNAAAKAEGRTPEMEPTPEKGFYYRSDHFSFAKLGVPMVYFEGGDDLVTGGKEAAKAAAEDYEKNRYHAPGDEYDEAWDWSGVMADLRLYYRVGRMLAMTDAWPNWNDGDEFRAIRDKSRDGK; encoded by the coding sequence ATGCGAATTCTGACGCTTGCGGTTGCATCCGCTTTAATGCTGTCCACAGCCTGCAAACAGATGGACGACGAGGCGGTCAAGGCATCCGCATTACCTGAAGTATCGGTTCCGGAACTGTCCGAACAGACCATGAAGGACGTCGTGAAGGAATTGTCGCTCGACAGCTATGAAGGTCGTGCGCCGGGTTCGGTGGGTGAGGAAAAGACCGTTGCCTATCTGATCGACCGCTTCAAAAAAGCAGGGCTGGAGCCCGGGAACAACGGCAGTTGGACGCAGGATGTCCCTCTGGTCGAGATCACCGCGAAAAATGTGTCCGCCCTCAGCATCGCGGACAAGAGCGGCAAGGCCATGTCCTTTGCCTATGGCAGCGAATTTGTCGTCGGCAGCTATCGCGAAACGCCCAAGACCAAGATTGACCAGAGCGAAATGATATTCGTCGGCCATGGCATCGTCGCCCCGGAAAAGGGCTGGAACGATTATGAAGGCCTGGACGTCAAAGGCAAAACCGTAGTGATCATGGTCAACGACCCCGATTTCGATGCCGCCGATCTCACAGGCGACTTCGGCGGAAAGGCGATGACCTATTATGGCCGCTGGACCTATAAATTTGAGGAAGCCGCACGGCAGGGCGCCGCTGCCGCGCTCATTATCCATGACGATGCGCCCGCCGCTTATGGCTGGAATGTCGTCAATTCGAGCTGGACCGGAACGCAGTTTCTGGCCCAGTCCAAAGACGCCGGTGCCAGCCAGACAGCCGCCAATGGCTGGATCCAGAAAGATGTCGCGAAGGAAATCTTCGCCGCCGCCGGACAGGATCTGGACAAGCAGATGGCGGCCGCAAAAAAGAAAGGCTTCAAGGCTGTGCCTTTGGGCCTGACGGCGTCGTTGAGCTTTGACAATGACATTGCGCGTAAGGCGAGCAAGAATGTTGTCGGCGTCCTGAAAGGCGCAAAACGGCCTGAAGAATATGTCCTCTACACCGCACATTGGGACCATCTGGGCCGCTGCACCGCGGCAGCCGATGGTGACGACATCTGCAACGGCGCCGTCGACAACGCGACCGGCACAGCTGCTCTCGTTGCGTTGGCTGAAGGCTTCAAGAAAGCTGGCGCACCGGACCGCAGCGTCGTGTTCCTTGCGGTCACCGCAGAGGAATCAGGTCTGCTTGGTTCCAAATTTTATGCCGAAAACCCGGTCTTTCCGCTGAGCCAGACCGTCGGCGGCGTCAACATGGACGCCTTCTCCATGGCAGGCCCTGCGAAGAATCTGACCGTCATTGGCAAAGGCAAATCGCAACTTGACGACTATCTGAACGCCGCCGCCAAGGCCGAGGGACGCACCCCCGAAATGGAGCCGACCCCCGAAAAAGGTTTCTATTACCGCTCGGACCATTTCAGCTTCGCCAAATTGGGTGTGCCGATGGTCTATTTTGAAGGCGGAGATGATCTTGTCACTGGCGGCAAGGAAGCGGCCAAGGCGGCTGCCGAGGATTATGAGAAGAACCGTTACCACGCACCCGGCGACGAATATGACGAGGCATGGGACTGGTCCGGTGTGATGGCCGATCTTCGCCTTTATTATCGCGTAGGCCGGATGCTGGCGATGACCGATGCCTGGCCCAATTGGAATGACGGCGACGAATTCCGCGCCATCCGTGACAAAAGCCGCGACGGGAAATAA